CCGCGTGGCTGGCGGTCAGGTTGAACCAGGCCGCCACCACCACCAGCGCCGCCAGACCGAAGGCCACAAAAAACAACACGGCGAGTCTGCGTTCAAGTTTCATGGCATGCCTTGACTGTCCCGAGCAACGGCGGGCTTGTGTTGCCGCCCATGAAACCCGGCCGCGCGCCCGATGGCCAGCCTTTTGCCGGGCTCCCCGCCGCTGCCCGGCGGGGACGTGGCTCATTCGACTGCGTGGAAGGAAACCAGTTGCAGGTCGCGCGGGCTGTTGCGCACGATCACGCCGACGAAGCGGCGGGTGTAGTTGCCGACCGAGGCGCTGACGTGCACCTCGAACGTCCGGCTGCGCACATCACAAAAGCGCGAGATTTGCTGCACCGCCTGGGGATTGGGCACGGCATTGATCAATTCCCCCACGTTGCGAAACGGCACGTCATCATCCGTCCCGTCGGCGCCGTCCATGCCCGCGCGCTGACGGATGATGTCATTGGCAGCCTGTTCATCGACGCCGGGAATGAGCTGCAACACGGCGGCCGAGGCGGTGTTCACGTTGATGCGTCCGCTCGAAAGCGGAGCGAACAAATCCACGAAGCCCACCGGATAGACCGGCGTGTCCGCCTGAAACCCCAACCGTGAATTGGCGCCCTGGCGGGCATGCATCGGCACGTAGTTGGTCGAGCTGGGCCCCCAATACAAATCGGGGGTGATCCCCTTCACCAGCAGCAACTCGGACAAGTCGTCGATGGGACCGTTCTTCGCGAAATACGGCGGCTCCCCGCCCTGGTAATAATCCGACTCCGCGCCCTGAATGCGTTCGCTGTCGTCCGGGTCGGTCCAATCCAAAATGGAGTTCACGATGGCCGGATACTCGCCGGCATCAACGCCCATTTCGATCAGCGCCTGCTGGAGCATGACATCATTCGCCGCGTTGATGTTGGCCTTCCGTTCAAGGTCGATGATTTTGTCCACCGTCACCTGGCCGTTCCCGAGCGGGATGTTTTTCATCGAGAACGACGCGAGCGGCGAGTTGGAAATGGCCAGGCCGCCGGGACCGCCCGCCCATGTCTGGTTCAAGGAATCGTAGGGCTCGGCATTGATGCCCAGTTGGAGGCCCAGCACATATTTGGCGACTTCCATGCCGGAACGGCCCATCCATTCCATCTCCTCGTCGTTGTTGGTGTTCATCGCGAGCCGGCCCTCCACCTTCATCGAGTAGGCGAAGATGCCAGCCAGAATGGACAACGAAATCACCGCGATCATGACGATGATCAA
This genomic stretch from Verrucomicrobiia bacterium harbors:
- a CDS encoding general secretion pathway protein GspK; the encoded protein is MKVAVSQRPRGIALIIVMIAVISLSILAGIFAYSMKVEGRLAMNTNNDEEMEWMGRSGMEVAKYVLGLQLGINAEPYDSLNQTWAGGPGGLAISNSPLASFSMKNIPLGNGQVTVDKIIDLERKANINAANDVMLQQALIEMGVDAGEYPAIVNSILDWTDPDDSERIQGAESDYYQGGEPPYFAKNGPIDDLSELLLVKGITPDLYWGPSSTNYVPMHARQGANSRLGFQADTPVYPVGFVDLFAPLSSGRINVNTASAAVLQLIPGVDEQAANDIIRQRAGMDGADGTDDDVPFRNVGELINAVPNPQAVQQISRFCDVRSRTFEVHVSASVGNYTRRFVGVIVRNSPRDLQLVSFHAVE